Proteins from a genomic interval of Rosa chinensis cultivar Old Blush chromosome 2, RchiOBHm-V2, whole genome shotgun sequence:
- the LOC112188380 gene encoding uncharacterized protein LOC112188380: MTSSYSPYSRIIFTCRLYLPKLVSILSLFTVVSEIIVSYLIFPMAEPSPPAPAPPTMSENQNPSSAWPATHMTDVDVDALAHCTSYLSLQDVSNMAMTCKYLQKVAYSDSIWRRFFRESWPQQTPAFASPTSRVREAYLRRRTDLLQFKFSDPVVADFITDRKPVDHILLNEKHIIFSKGSVIQVIKIDDWLSGRDSVVTLSDHSARITCMRLFSLNETSLYRSEAQRKENVLVTSSSDHGIRLWWKGACRRCFTGHKGSVTALSDKLLGNGTGKVLASGGEDGTVRLWSLTSSGRRGQHALKATFYGHEKPIKLMSVAGHKTSILVTVTGDSKVRLWDAAAQSAVPSSSCVGMTSIPGPLINMKCHEQLLYLAAGSSVAVIDLRTMRKVLPYSIDEKLCSFDAIPSKSLCCVGSSNGRAMLYDIRRVKLPNSKAEPVTELDGGHIGPLTHLNMDSYKIVTGGRGRGDSHVNIWESNTGALVSSLTCDLEEASMDALAVNGCQIVTANTSHMEDSGVLRYRDFSNASCPAVNSEGDDRVSKFWNPQSYSDSD, encoded by the exons ATGACAAGTAGTTATAGCCCGTACAGTCGCATCATTTTTACGTGTCGCCTTTACCTTCCAAAACTGGTTTCTATTCTCTCACTGTTTACTGTTGTGAGCGAAATCATAGTTTCGTATCTGATATTTCCAATGGCGGAGCCATCACCACCGGCACCGGCACCGCCGACGATGAGTGAGAACCAGAATCCAAGCTCGGCGTGGCCGGCGACGCACATGACTGACGTGGATGTGGACGCCTTGGCTCACTGCACCAGCTACCTTAGCCTCCAGGACGTCTCCAACATGGCCATGACCTGCAAGTACCTCCAAAAAGTCGCCTACTCCGACTCTATCTGGCGCCGCTTCTTCAG GGAGAGTTGGCCGCAGCAAACACCTGCATTTGCTTCGCCAACTTCACGAGTTAGGGAAGCGTATTTACGGCGGCGCACGGATTTGCTGCAATTCAAGTTTTCGGACCCGGTGGTTGCCGATTTCATCACAGATAGAAAGCCTGTTGACCACATTTTATTGAATGAAAAGCATATAATCTTCTCTAAG GGTTCAGTGATACAAGTGATAAAGATTGATGACTGGTTAAGTGGGAGGGATTCGGTTGTCACACTCAGTGATCACAGCGCAAGAATTACTTGTATGAG ACTGTTTTCGCTTAATGAAACATCTTTATATCGAAGTGAAGCACAAAGGAAAGAGAATGTTTTGGTAACTTCAAGCTCCGATCATGGTATCCGGCTATGGTGGAAG ggTGCTTGCCGACGATGTTTTACAGGTCACAAAGGCTCAGTTACGGCCCTGTCTGATAAATTGTTAGGCAATGGCACTGGAAAAGTATTGGCAAGTGGAGGGGAAGATGGCACAGTTCGCCTTTGGTCTCTTACTTCCAGTGGAAGACGTGGTCAGCATGCTTTAAAGGCTACTTTCTATGGTCATGAGAAACCCATCAAATTGATGTCAGTTGCTGG GCATAAAACTTCTATTTTGGTAACTGTTACAGGAGATTCTAAG GTAAGGTTGTGGGATGCAGCTGCACAGTCTGCTGTTCCTTCTTCATCTTGTGTGGGAATGACTTCAATTCCTGGTCCCCTTATAAACATGAAGTGCCATGAACAATTGCTCTATCTTGCTGCCGGTTCCTCTGTTGCTGTaatcgatctgaggacaatgagaAAAGTTCTCCCATATTCGATAGATGAAAAGCTATGTTCTTTTGATGCCATTCCTTCAAAATCCTTGTGCTGTGTTGGCAGCAGTAATGGCAG AGCGATGCTTTACGATATCAGGAGGGTCAAGCTCCCCAACTCAAAAGCAGAACCAGTAACCGAGTTGGATGGTGGACACATTGGGCCATTGACTCACTTGAACATGGATTCATACAAAATAGTTACAGGAGGCCGAGGCAGGGGAGATTCTCATGTTAATATTTGGGAGTCCAACACTGGTGCACTCGTCAGTTCCCTGACTTGTGATCTGGAGGAAGCAAGTATGGATGCCCTAGCTGTAAATGGGTGTCAAATTGTTACTGCCAACACCAGCCATATGGAAGATTCGGGAGTTCTACGCTATAGGGACTTCAGCAATGCTTCATGTCCTGCTGTTAATAGTGAAGGTGATGACCGTGTTTCAAAGTTTTGGAATCCACAATCTTATAGTGATAGTGATTAG
- the LOC112189167 gene encoding V-type proton ATPase subunit d2, translated as MYGFEAMTFNIHGGYLEAIVRGHRAGLLTAADYNNLCQCETLDDIKMHLSATEYGPYLQNEPSPLHTTTIVEKCTLKLVDEYKHMLCQATEPLSTFLEYITYGHMIDNVVLIVTGTLHERDVQELLEKCHPLGMFDSIATLAVAQNMRELYRLVLVDTPLAPYFSECITSEDLDDMNIEIMRNTLYKAYLEDFYRFCQKLGGATAEIMSDLLAFEADRRAVNITINSIGTELTRDDRKKLYSSFGLLYPYGHEELAICEDIDQVRGVMEKYPPYQSIFSKLSYGESQMLDKAFYEEEVKRLCLAFEQQFHYGVFFAYMRLREQEIRNLMWISECVAQNQKSRVHDSVVFIF; from the exons ATGTACGGCTTCGAAGCGATGACCTTCAACATTCACGGCGGCTACTTGGAGGCCATCGTCCGGGGACACCGTGCCGGTCTTCTCACCGCCGCTGATTACAACAACCTCTGCCAGTGCGAGACCCTCGACGACATTAAGATGCACCTCTCTGCCACCGAGTACGGCCCCTACCTCCAAAACG AACCATCTCCATTGCATACAACTACCATTGTGGAAAAGTGCACTCTTAAGTTGGTTGATGAGTACAAGCACATGCTATGCCAAGCCACAGAGCCCTTGTCAACATTTTTGGAGTATATCAC ATATGGTCATATGATAGACAATGTTGTCCTGATCGTTACTGGAACTTTGCATGAGAGAGATGTCCAGGAACTATTGGAAAAATGCCACCCTTTGGGCATGTTTGACAG CATTGCTACCCTGGCAGTTGCACAGAATATGCGGGAGCTTTACAGATTGGTGCTTGTTGACACACCTCTTGCTCCTTACTTTTCCGAGTGCATTACATCAGAG GATCTGGATGACATGAATATTGAAATCATGAGGAATACTCTTTACAAGGCATACCTTGAAGACTTTTACAGGTTTTGTCAG AAACTTGGTGGTGCCACAGCAGAGATCATGTCTGACTTACTTGCTTTTGAAGCTGACAGAAGGGCTGTCAATATTACCATAAACAG CATTGGAACAGAGCTTACTCGAGATGATCGCAAGAAATTGTATTCTAGCTTTGGCTTACT CTATCCCTATGGCCACGAGGAACTTGCTATCTGTGAGGACATTGATCAG GTTCGTGGTGTCATGGAAAAGTATCCTCCTTATCAGTCTATATTTTCAAAACTATCTTATGGAGAGAGCCAGATGCTTGACAAGGCATTTTATGAGGAGGAGGTGAAAAGGCTTTGTTTAGCATTTGAGCAACAG TTTCATTATGGCGTCTTCTTTGCGTACATGAGGTTGAGGGAGCAGGAGATCAGAAATCTGATGTGGATATCCGAGTGTGTGGCTCAGAACCAGAAGTCCAGAGTTCATGACAGCGTGGTCTTCATATTTTAG